CCGCTGGAACACAAAGAAACCCGTCTGCGAGTGCTTGCTGAGCGCGCCATGAACACCCGCTTGGAAGGAGGTTGTCAGGTGCCTATCGGCGCATTTGCCGAAATTGAGGCCGACACCCTGACACTGCGAGGCTTGGTAGGTAACCCCGATGGCAGCGAAGTCATCACAGGCACAGTGACAGGTTCAACTGCCAACGCCATTGAGCTGGGTCATCAGCTGGCCGATGATTTGCTCAGCCGCGGCGCCAAAACCATTCTGGATGCAGTATACGCCCGGAACTAACCATGAAGCTGCTGCTTACCCGTCCCGAGGGCAAGAACGCCGCCATGGCCAGTGCACTGGATGCGCTGGCCATACCCTATTTGGTGGAGCCCTTGTTATCGGTGCAGGTAGCCGACGTCACCCCGGTGCAGCTGGATACACTGTTCAGCGCCGACATACTGATATTTATCAGTACCAGCGCCGTCAGCTTCGCCGAGCCCTGGATGCAGGGCCATTGGCCAGATGCCGCCTATTATGCGGTGGGAGATGCCACAGCCGATGCCCTGGCTTTGCAGGGTATCAAGGCAGAACGTTCACCCACCGACAGTCAGGCTACCGAAGGCTTGCTGACTCTGCCCTCTCTGGCCCATGTATCCGGTAAACAGATAGTGATAGTCCGGGGCAAAGGCGGCCGCGAAGCCATGGCCGACGGTTTGCGGCTTCGCGGGGCTAACGTCAGCTATCTTGAGGTCTATCAGCGCGCCTGCCCACCGCTGGATGCATCTGCCTGTGTCGGTCGCTGGCAATCCTTTGGCATAGACACCATAGTAGTTACCAGTGGTGAAGTACTGGAAAACTTGATAAATCTGGTTCCCAAAGACAGTTTTGCATGGCTCATAGACTGTCATATCATAGTCCCCAGTGCCCGGGTCGAGATCCAGGCAAGGGAAAAGGGACTTCTTCGAGTCACTAACGCCGGAGCAGCAAACCAGACCGCCGTGCTGGACGCATTGGGCATTTGAGCTTTTGCTGCTTTGGTTTCCCTGAATTGCACGCTTTCTAGCATCAAGGACTGTTTCATGGAAAACCAACAGCAAGAGGCCACCGCAGCAGAGTCCAACGCTTTGCCTCCTACACCTTCTTCTCAGCCCAAAGACCCAGCCTCTACAAAAGAACCCCGTCACGGCAGCTCATGGGCTATGCGACTGGCCGTATTGGTGGCATTGCTCATGGGAGGCAGCGCCCTCGCCGGTGGCTATTACCTCTATCAGCAGTTGGTGGAGCAATACCACTACACCTTGTCGGTGGATGAGAAACAAAGCGATGCCCTGAAAGACCCCCTGTCGCGTCTGGGTCGTTTGGAGCAAGGGCTGAAACAGATAGCACAACTGGAAAGTGAGCTTGGGCGTCTTACCGCTGATCAGAGTGCCCTGGAGCGACGCCTCACCAATCTGTCTCAGAAAACCCCCGACGACTGGTTGATTGCCGAAGCCGACTATCTGGTACGCATGGCAGGCCGTAAACTGTGGCTTGAGCAAGACCCAGCCACAGCGCTGAGTCTGCTGAAGGCGGCCGATGAGCGTATCGCCGCCATGCAGCAGCCTTCGCTGTTCAGCCTGCGTAAAGCCCTCGCTGCCGATATGGAGCAGGTGGCTTCTGTCCGCAGCACAGATATCGCCGGCAACGTCTATGCGCTGGACGAAATCATGAAACGTATTGAGCAGCTAACGCCGGGCCGTAATAAACAGGAATACACAGCGCCGACGGATGAGACCATCAGCGGCTCCCTTAAAGACTGGCAAACCAACCTGGCAAAAAGTTGGAAAGCGCTGATTAATGACTTTGTGACCGTACGTCAGCGCACCGGCGATATTACGCCGCTCCTTTCCCCTGAGCAGGAGTGGTATCTGAAAGAAAATATTCGCACCAAGCTGCTGCAGGCCCAGCTGGCTCTGTATCGCCACGATGAACTGAGCTTCCGGGAAGCCGTTTTAATGGCCAGCGGTTGGGTAAAACTGTATTTCAGTGTGGACTCAGGCACCGGGGCGCAAATACTCGAGCGTCTGGACGCTCTGGCCTCCCTGCGTATTGATGCAGTCCCCATCAGCAAATTCCAGTCCAGCGACATGCTCAGAACCCTGGCTCAGGAAGGCGTCAAGGCACCTTTGCCAATGCCAAGCCCCGCACCAACACCAACCGTCAATCCGCTGCCCGAGCCAGATCAGGAACCGGAACCTTCAGCAGCAGCCGAATCGGAGGCTGAGGCATGATCAAGACGCTGATTTATCTTGGCATTATTCTGATTGGGCTGTGTTTAAGCCCCTATATTGTCGGCAATACCGGCTACCTGTATTTGTCAGCCTGGGGCTACGAAATAGAAACCAGTCTGGTGTTTGCCATTGTGGTGCTGGTAATTGCCTACGGCGTTATCGTGATTGCCGAATGGATAGCGGTCAAATGCGTTACCCTGCTGCTGGGCAGCCGTTACTTGCCAGAACGCTGGCGACGCAATGCCGCCAAGCGACACACTCTGAGCGGTGCACTGGCACTTGCTGAAGAA
The window above is part of the Shewanella litorisediminis genome. Proteins encoded here:
- a CDS encoding uroporphyrinogen-III synthase — translated: MKLLLTRPEGKNAAMASALDALAIPYLVEPLLSVQVADVTPVQLDTLFSADILIFISTSAVSFAEPWMQGHWPDAAYYAVGDATADALALQGIKAERSPTDSQATEGLLTLPSLAHVSGKQIVIVRGKGGREAMADGLRLRGANVSYLEVYQRACPPLDASACVGRWQSFGIDTIVVTSGEVLENLINLVPKDSFAWLIDCHIIVPSARVEIQAREKGLLRVTNAGAANQTAVLDALGI
- a CDS encoding uroporphyrinogen-III C-methyltransferase; amino-acid sequence: MENQQQEATAAESNALPPTPSSQPKDPASTKEPRHGSSWAMRLAVLVALLMGGSALAGGYYLYQQLVEQYHYTLSVDEKQSDALKDPLSRLGRLEQGLKQIAQLESELGRLTADQSALERRLTNLSQKTPDDWLIAEADYLVRMAGRKLWLEQDPATALSLLKAADERIAAMQQPSLFSLRKALAADMEQVASVRSTDIAGNVYALDEIMKRIEQLTPGRNKQEYTAPTDETISGSLKDWQTNLAKSWKALINDFVTVRQRTGDITPLLSPEQEWYLKENIRTKLLQAQLALYRHDELSFREAVLMASGWVKLYFSVDSGTGAQILERLDALASLRIDAVPISKFQSSDMLRTLAQEGVKAPLPMPSPAPTPTVNPLPEPDQEPEPSAAAESEAEA